From a region of the Corallococcus coralloides DSM 2259 genome:
- a CDS encoding hemerythrin domain-containing protein, giving the protein MNALELIKQQHEEVSKLFKKYEKLADHADEERQELFEQIADRLGAHAKIEELYLYPAIKKEDTEDELREAVEEHLAVKRLIADLLDMEPSDEEFDAKMKVLQEQVEHHVEEEEKDLFKAARKILSKDQLDDLGIQLEEEYDSLMEGEPRNDVPEETDHAAPI; this is encoded by the coding sequence ATGAACGCGTTGGAGCTGATCAAGCAGCAGCACGAAGAGGTCTCCAAGCTCTTCAAGAAGTACGAGAAGCTGGCGGATCACGCGGACGAGGAGCGCCAGGAGCTGTTCGAGCAGATCGCCGACCGGCTGGGCGCGCACGCGAAGATTGAAGAGCTGTACCTGTATCCGGCGATCAAGAAGGAGGACACGGAGGACGAGCTGCGCGAGGCCGTGGAGGAGCACCTCGCCGTCAAGCGCCTCATCGCGGACCTCCTGGACATGGAGCCCTCCGACGAGGAGTTCGACGCGAAGATGAAGGTCCTCCAGGAGCAGGTGGAGCACCACGTCGAGGAGGAGGAGAAGGACCTCTTCAAGGCGGCGCGGAAGATCCTCAGCAAGGATCAGCTCGACGACCTGGGCATCCAGCTGGAGGAGGAATACGACTCCCTGATGGAGGGCGAGCCGCGCAACGACGTGCCCGAGGAGACGGATCACGCCGCGCCCATCTAG
- a CDS encoding FAD-dependent oxidoreductase: protein MNDERQHKSLWTVTTPPRDFPSLPGDLEVEVAIIGGGIAGLTAAWLLKRAGKKVAVLEMHRVLSGQTGQTTAHLTELLDTPYTTLLKDFGEKGAHLAASSSRAAIEQIASLVETLAIDCGFTRVPGYRYAETEAELRELLHEVSAARQAGLLATFTKEVPLPFPVKGALRVEDQAVFHPRQYLLALADRIPGDGCHLFENTKVVDIHDGTPCRVVTEGGTVTAQAVVEATTTPLNRVAMHTKLYPYRTYSVAAPLEGPLEPGQYYDSRDPYHYIRTQQVDGVPYVIVGGEDHKVGSEEDTTSCFAALEAYTRDRFPVRRITHRWSGQVIEPADGLPYIGRNVGSRHVYVATGFSGTGMTFGTLAGMVVSDLILGNENPYAALYDAGRVKPKAGARDFIQENAEVAFRFVADRLSKPDGHHLADVAPGEGKILEVDGRKVAVYREEDGTPHAVSPVCTHLGCHVHWNNAERSWDCPCHGGRFSPTGRVLNGPAVKDLPSRKLPVK from the coding sequence ATGAACGACGAGCGCCAGCACAAATCCCTCTGGACCGTGACGACGCCTCCCCGGGACTTCCCCTCCCTGCCGGGCGACCTGGAAGTGGAGGTGGCCATCATCGGTGGGGGCATCGCGGGCCTGACGGCCGCCTGGCTGCTCAAGCGTGCCGGCAAGAAGGTGGCCGTGCTGGAGATGCACCGCGTCCTCTCCGGGCAGACGGGACAGACGACCGCGCACCTCACGGAGCTCCTGGACACGCCGTACACCACGCTCCTGAAGGACTTCGGTGAGAAGGGCGCGCACCTGGCCGCGTCGTCCAGCCGCGCCGCCATCGAACAGATTGCGTCCCTGGTGGAGACGCTCGCCATCGACTGCGGCTTCACCCGCGTGCCGGGGTACCGCTACGCGGAGACGGAAGCGGAGCTGCGCGAGCTGTTGCACGAGGTGTCCGCCGCCAGGCAGGCGGGCCTGCTCGCGACCTTCACCAAGGAGGTGCCGCTGCCCTTCCCCGTGAAGGGCGCGCTGCGCGTGGAGGACCAGGCGGTGTTCCACCCGCGGCAGTACCTGCTCGCGCTCGCGGACCGCATCCCGGGTGACGGCTGCCACCTCTTCGAGAACACCAAGGTCGTGGACATCCATGACGGCACGCCCTGCCGCGTCGTCACGGAAGGAGGCACCGTGACGGCGCAGGCGGTGGTGGAGGCCACCACCACGCCGCTCAACCGCGTGGCCATGCACACCAAGCTCTACCCGTACCGCACCTACTCGGTGGCGGCTCCGCTGGAGGGGCCGCTGGAGCCGGGCCAGTACTACGACAGCCGCGACCCGTATCACTACATCCGCACGCAGCAGGTGGACGGCGTGCCCTACGTCATCGTGGGCGGCGAGGACCACAAGGTCGGCAGCGAGGAGGACACCACCTCCTGCTTCGCCGCGCTGGAGGCGTACACGCGCGACCGCTTCCCCGTGAGGCGCATCACCCACCGCTGGTCCGGCCAGGTCATCGAGCCCGCGGACGGCCTGCCCTATATCGGCCGCAACGTGGGCAGCCGCCACGTGTACGTGGCCACGGGCTTCTCCGGCACGGGCATGACGTTCGGCACGCTCGCGGGCATGGTGGTGTCGGACCTCATCCTCGGCAACGAGAACCCCTACGCCGCGCTGTACGACGCGGGCCGCGTGAAGCCCAAGGCCGGTGCCAGGGACTTCATCCAGGAGAACGCGGAGGTGGCCTTCCGCTTCGTCGCGGACCGGCTGTCCAAGCCGGACGGACACCACCTGGCGGACGTGGCGCCGGGCGAGGGGAAGATCCTGGAGGTGGATGGCCGCAAGGTGGCCGTGTACCGCGAGGAGGACGGCACGCCGCACGCCGTGTCCCCCGTGTGCACGCACCTGGGCTGCCACGTGCACTGGAACAACGCGGAGCGCTCCTGGGACTGCCCCTGCCACGGCGGCCGCTTCAGCCCCACCGGGCGCGTGCTCAACGGCCCCGCGGTGAAGGACCTGCCGTCGCGCAAGCTGCCGGTGAAGTGA
- a CDS encoding DNA-3-methyladenine glycosylase family protein, whose amino-acid sequence MPRAPVSTPVLLPDAFTPAARRALVRADPILGTLFKTIGPFRFERSPLHSPFEALAHSIVYQQLHGRAAATIFGRVCERVGQGKGFTPQKLLALPDATLREAGLSANKLLAIQDLARKTVDGTVPPLARVRRMSDADLIEHLTQVRGIGQWTVEMLLIFRLGRPDILPVDDYGVRKGFMVLHGLKEQPKPKALLAYGERWRPYRSVVSWYLWRAADKPVGTFAPPEGS is encoded by the coding sequence ATGCCGCGCGCTCCTGTTTCCACCCCTGTGTTGCTGCCGGATGCCTTCACACCCGCCGCGCGCCGCGCCCTCGTGCGCGCGGATCCCATCCTGGGCACGCTCTTCAAGACGATTGGCCCGTTCCGCTTCGAGCGGAGCCCGCTGCACAGCCCCTTCGAGGCGCTGGCGCACTCCATCGTCTACCAGCAGCTCCACGGCCGCGCGGCGGCGACCATCTTCGGCCGCGTCTGCGAGCGGGTGGGGCAGGGCAAGGGCTTCACGCCCCAGAAGCTGCTCGCGCTCCCGGACGCCACGCTGCGCGAGGCCGGGCTGTCCGCGAACAAGCTCCTGGCCATCCAGGACCTGGCGCGCAAGACGGTGGACGGCACGGTGCCGCCGCTCGCGCGCGTGCGCCGCATGTCCGACGCGGACCTCATCGAGCACCTCACGCAGGTGCGCGGCATTGGCCAGTGGACCGTGGAGATGCTGCTCATCTTCCGCCTGGGCCGGCCGGACATCCTCCCCGTGGATGACTACGGCGTGCGCAAGGGCTTCATGGTCCTGCATGGCCTGAAGGAGCAGCCCAAGCCCAAGGCGCTCCTGGCGTACGGCGAGCGCTGGCGGCCCTATCGCAGCGTGGTGAGCTGGTACCTGTGGCGGGCGGCGGACAAGCCCGTGGGCACCTTCGCCCCGCCGGAGGGCAGCTAG